ACGGCGGTCGTTCTGGAACGCGCCGATGCGGCGAAGTCGGACAATGCCTGGGAGATCCTCTCCACCCGCTGCATCACCGAGTTCTCCAACAATATCCGCAACAACAACGGCTTCCTGCGCCGGACCCGCGAAGGCCACATGGCGGACCGCCGCGACATGCAGTTCCGGCAGGAGGGCCGCAAGGTGTTCAAGCAGGTGGTGCCGATGGTGACGGAGCTGATGCTCTCGCACCTCGCCGACGAGGGCGTCGCGCCGGCCGACCTCGACCGCATGTGGCTGCATCAGGCCAACAAGAGCATGAACGACCTGATCGGCGCAAAGCTGCTGGGCCGCGAGCCGACGCGCGAGGAGCAGCCCAACGTCTTGCAGGACTACGCCAACACCTCCTCGGCCGGCTCGATCATCGCCTTTCACAAATTCTCCGAAGACCTCGCTGAGGGAAGCCTCGGCGTCATCTGCTCGTTCGGCGCCGGCTATTCGGCCGGCAGCGTCATCGTCAGGAAGATCGCGTCCTCTGCATAACCCGGAAAAGACAGGCGAAATCGTCCGCGGCGGCGGGAACGACCGCCGGCCCTCGTCCGTTTATCCCGCGGCTTGACCGCTGGCCGAGGGGACGCATGTCATACGAGCAGATGTTTATCTTCGGGCTGCTGGGCGTCCTGCTCGGCATGCTCGTCTGGGGGCGCGTGCGCTACGATCTGGTGGCCTTCGGCGCGCTGATCGTCGCCGTGCTCGGCGGCGCGGTGGCGGTGGAGGACGCCTTCTCCGGCTTCGGTCACGAGGCGACGGCCATCGTCGCTCTGGTGCTGGTCATCTCCCGCGCCATGATCAATGCCGGCGCGGTCGAGCTGATCGCCCACTACGTGGTCTCCGCCTCGCGCTCGCTGCCCGCGCACATCACCATCATGTCGGTGACGGGCGCGGCACTGTCGGCGATCATCAACAACGTCGCCGCCATCGTCATCCTGATGTCGCTCGACATCGAGGCGGCGAAGAAGGCCGGCCGCTCGCCTTCGCTGTCGCTGATGCCGCTGTCCTACGCCACCATCTTCGGCGGCATGATCACCCTGATCGGCACCCCGTCCAACATCGTCATCGCCCAGTTCCGGCAGGACGCGCTCGGCAAGCCCTACGGTATGTTCGACTTCGCGCCGGTCGGCCTCGTCTGCGCCGCCGTCGGCATCGCCTTCGTCGCGCTGGTCGGCTGGCGACTCATTCCCCAGCGCGGCGAGCGCGCGCGCCCGAGCATGACCGAAAGCGACCTCTTCGTCGCCGAGGCCCGCGTGCCGGAGAAATCGCCTTCCGTGGGCAAGACGCCGTCCGACCTCTACGAGCTCGGCGACGAGCACGACGTCACCCTTCTCGGCCTCGTGCGCAACGGCAAGCGGCTTCCCGGCTTCGCCGCCGGCGTCGAGATGCGCAAGGGCGATTTCCTCGTCCTCGAGGGCAACCCGAAATCCATCGAGGCCTTCATCGGCGCGGCCAAGCTCGCTCTGTCGAAGCAGGAGGTCAAGGAAGGGCTGACCGACAAGTCGGTCTCGCTCATGGAGGTCATCGTGCCTGAAGGCTCGCGCGCCGTCGGCCGCAACGTCCACGAGATGCGCCTGCGCTACCGGCGCGGCGTCAGCCTGCTCGGCATCTCGCGGCGCGGCCAGCGTTTCCAGGAGCGGGTCGAGAAGCTGCCCATCCGCCAGGGCGACGTGCTCCTGCTATTCGGCCCGATCGACCTTCTGTCGGACGCGGCCGAATGGCTCGGCACGCTGCCCATCGCCGACCGCCGGCACACCGTCATCCAGCGGCGCAAGGCGCTGCTCGCCATCGGCATCTTCGTCGCCGCCATCGCGCTCGCCGTCGCCGGCATCGTGCCGCTGTCCATCGCGCTGGCGGCGGTGGTCGCCATCTATGCGATACTCAGCATCGTCACGCCGTCCGACATCTACGGCTCGGTCGAATGGCCGATCATCGTGCTCCTCGCCGCGCTGATCCCCATCGGCAACGCCTTCGAGGAGGCGGGCGGCACCGAGATCATCACCCACGCCATCATGAGCCGCACCGAGGGCATGCCGGTCTGGCTGATCCTCGCCATCGTCATGGCCGTGACCATGGTGCTGTCGGATTTCATCAACGCCATCGCCACGGCGCTGATCGCCGCGCCGATCGGCGTCTCGGTCGCCCAGTCGCTCGGCGTCTCGCCCGACCCGTTCCTGATGGGCGTGGCCGTTGCCGGCACCTGCGGCCTGCTGACGCCCATCGGCCACAAGAACAACGCCATCATCATGGGGCCGGGCGGCTACCAGTTCTCCGACTACTGGCGGCTCGGCCTGCCGCTGGAGCTCCTGATCATCGCCGTCGGCGTGCCGACGATCCTGTTCTTCTGGCCGCTGTAAGGGCTCAGAACCTGTCGCGCAGCGCGTACCAGTTGAGCGCGAGGAACAGCAGCGGCGCGCGAAAACGCCGGCCGCCGGGGAAGGGCGGCACCTTCAGCTCCTCGAACAGCTTCAGCCTGTCGCGGTTGCCGGCGACCGTCTCGGCATAGAGCCGGCCGACGAAGTTCGACAGCATGACGCCGTGGCCGGAATAACCGCCGGCCGAGATGACGTTCGGCATCACCTCGCGCACGAAAGGCGTGCGCGGCAGCGTGATGCCGACATAGCCGCCCCAGGCATGGGTGATCTCGACGTCCTTCAGGGCCGGATAGATCTCGGTGATCTGCCGGCGGATGTGGATGTTGATGTCCCGCGGGTCGCCCGGCGCATAGATCTCGCGGCCGCCGAACAGCAGCCGCCCTTCGCGGTCGCGGCGGAAATAGCGCACGACGAAGCGCGAATCGTCGACCGATTCCAGCCCCGGCAGCACGGGGCTGTCCGTCCCCAGCGGCGGCGTCGCGCCGATGAACGAGCCGATCGGCATCACATGCGCGGCGCTGATGGGCTCCAAGTCGCCGCCATAGGCGTTGACGGCGATGAGCGCCTTGTCGGCATGAATCGTGCCGCGCGGCGTCGTCACCGTGACCTTGCCGTTCGCAGACGAGATGCCGGTCGCCTTGGTGGACTCGAAAAGCCGCGCCCCGGCCGCCGCCGCGACGCGGGCGGTGCCGACAACCAGCTTCAGCGGGTTGACGTGGCCGGTGCCGGTGTCGCGCACGCCGCCGAAGAATCGCGTCGAGCCGACGCGCTCCGCCGTCTCCTGCGCGTCCATGAACGCGATGTGGGGATAGCCGTAGCGCGTGGCCATGATCTCGGCATGGGCGCGATAGTCCTTCACGTAGCGCGCCTTGTGCGCGACCGACATGTGGCCGGGCATGTACTCGATGTCGATGCCGTGCTCCCCGGCGAAGCCGAGAAGGTGCGCCTTGGCGTCTTCGGCCAGGTCGAACAGCGCCCTGGCGCGGGCGAAGCCGAGCCCGGCCTCCATGTCCTCCGGCCAAGCGCGCTGGCCGGTGTTCAACTGGCCGCCATTGCGCCCCGACGCGCCGTCGCCGAAGCGGTGCGCCTCGATCAGCACAACGTCGACGCCGGCCCGCGCCAGATGCGCCGCCGCCGACAGCCCCGTGAACCCGCCGCCGATGACGACGACGTCGGCTTGGGCCTCGCCGTCGAGCGCCGGATAGTGCGGTCGCTCGCCAAGCGACGCCTCGTACCAGGATAAGCCGGGGGAGATGGGGTTCATGAGCGAATAGCGAATAGTTGGTAGCGAATAGGGAACAGCGAATAGCGAATAGTGAGTAGTGAGTAGTGAGTAGTGAGTAGTGAAGGACGCGGATAGCGAGGTGAAATTGCTTTTTCCCTATTCGCTATTCCCTACTCGCTATTCGCTCTCCTACACATTGAGAAGCAGATACTCCCGCTCCCACGGACTGATCACCTCCATGAAGGTCTCGAACTCGGCCTTCTTGATGGCGGCGTAGGTGGAGGCGAAGGAGGTGCCGAGCAGCTCGCACAGCGACTCGTCGCTCTCGAACAGCTCGACCGCCTCCAGCAGGCCGCGCGGCAGGTCGATGTCGTCCTCGTTGGCCGTGGTGCCGACCGGCGCGTCCGGCTCGATCGCGTTCGTCATGCCGATCAGCCCGCAGGCGAGCGAGGCGGCGAGCGCCAGATACGGGTTGGCGTCCGAGGAGGGGATACGGTTCTCCACCCGCCGCGCCGCCGGGTCCGAGCGCGGCACCCTGAAAGCGGTGGTGCGGTTGTCGTAACCCCATTTGGTGTTGACCGGGGCCGACGCCGCCTGCGTCAGCCGCCGGTAGGAATTGACGTAGGGCGCGAACATGACGAGCGCGTTGGGGATGTGGCGCTGCATGCCGCCGATGAAATGGCGGAAGGCCGGCGTCTCGCCGCCCTCGGCGTCGGTGAAGACGTTCTTGCCGGTCTTCCTGTCGAGGATCGACTGGTGGATGTGCATGGCCGAGCCGGGCTGGCCCTGGATGGGCTTGGCCATGAAGGTGGCGTAGGTGTCGTGCTTCAGCGCCGCCTCGCGGATGGTGCGCTTGAACATGAACACCTGATCGGCGAGCTCGACCGGATCGCCGTGGCGCAGATTGATCTCGAGCTGGCCCGCGCCCTCCTCGTGGATCAGCGTGTCGATCTCCAGTCCCTGCGCCTCGGAGAAATGGTAGATGTCGTCGATCAGCTCGTCGAACTCGTTGATGCCGGCGATGGAATAGCCCTGCCCGCCGCCGATGGCGCGCCCCGAGCGGCCGACCGGCGGGGTCAGCGGATAGTCGGGGTCGGGGTTCTTGTTGACGAGGTAGAACTCGATCTCCGGCGCGACCACGGGTCTGAGGCCGCGTTTGGCATAGGCATCCATGACGCGGCGCAGCACGTTGCGCGGCGTGAACTCGACCGTGCGGCCGTCTTGATGGACGAGATCGCAGATCACCTGCGCCGTCGGGTCGCTTTCCCACGGCACGATGGAGAGCGTCGACAGGTCCGGCTCCAGCTTGAGGTCGCCGTCGTCCTCCGGGTAGACGAAGCCGTGGCCGTCCTCCGGGTAGTCGCCGGAGATGGTGGCCATGAACACCGCCGAGGGTAGCGCCAGCGAGGTGTCGGAGGTGAACTTCTTCGACGGCATCATCTTGCCGCGCGCCACGCCCGCCTGGTCGGGCGTGATGCATTCGATGTCCTCGATGCCGCGCCATTCGAGCCAGGCGCCCGCCTCTTTCCAGTTCTTCACGCCGCGGAATTTCTTGACGAATTCGGGCACGCGCGCACGCGTTCCGCGGCCGTTAGCGCGGATTTCCTTCTTCTGCACGGGAGGCATCAATCACCGGAAAGATCGTTCAGGATGGTCGAGTATAGCCGCCTCCCCCGGACGTTGGGAAGGGCCGGCCGCGCGGCCTATTCCTCGAAGCGGTTGGCGTCGTCGCGGTCGTGCTCGTACCGTCTTTTGAGCGGGAAGGGCGGCAGCCAGGATTCGCGGCGGACGGTCCACAGCTCGTAGGTCGGCGTCAACTGATCGGGGGCGTCGAGGGAGCCGAGATTCACCTCGACCTCGTCGCCGCTGCGCCCGAAGATGGAGGAGCCGCAGCGCGGGCAGAAGTGCCGCCCGGCATAGTCGCGCGTCTCGCCGGAGATCGTCACCGCGTCCTGCGGGAATATCGCCGAAGCGTGGAAAAGAGCGCCGTGATGCTTGCGGCAGTCGAGGCAGTGGCAAAGGCCGACCCGGTAGGGTCGTCCCGACGCCACGATCCGCACGTCGCCGCACAGGCATCCGCCGGTGAATCGCTCCATGCCCGTGTCTCCTTCGACGCCTTGCGGCCACCGATACGAAAAAGGGGCGGTCTCGCGACCGCCCCTTGTCTTGCCGTTCATCCGGCCCGCGCGGGCCGCGCCTGTCCGTTACTCGCGGTTGCCGAGGAACTGGAGCAGGAACATGAACATGTTGATGAAGTCGAGATAGAGGCGCAGCGCGCCCATGATCGCCTTGCGGCCGGCGACCAGCGCGCCGTCGCCCTCATAGTACATTTCCTTGATCTGCTGGGTGTCGTAGGCGGTCAGGCCCGCGAACACCAGCACGCCGATCGCCGAGATGGCGAACTGCAGCGCCGACGACTGCATGAAGATGTTGACCAGCATCGCCAGGATGAGGCCCCACACGCCCATGATCAGGAACGAGCCCATGCCCGACAGGTCGCGCTTGGTGGTGTAGCCGAACAGCGACAGCGCCAGGAACGCGGTGGCGGTGATGAAGAACGTCTGGACGATCGAGCCGCTGGTGTAGACCAGGAAGATCGACGACAGCGAGATGCCCATCACGGCGGCGAAGGCCCAGAACGTGGTCTGCGCGGCCGAAAGGCTCATCTTCTCGACGCGGAACGACAGGAAGAACACCATCGCCAGCGGCGCGAGCATCACGACCCAGCGCAGCGGCGAGCCGTAGAGCGCGGCGCCGAGCGAGGTCAGCATCTTGCCGTTGCCGAGCGTGGCGACGGCGGCGGAGGGGTCGTTGGTGGTGGCGAGCATCACCGTGCCGAGCGCGGCGAAGCCGGTGATCGCAAGACCGAGCGCCATCAGGTTGTAGACCTTGATCATGTAGGCGCGCAGGCCCTCATCGATCGCGGCGTCGGCATGCACGCCGGCGGGCGCGACGCGAGCCTGATAGTTGCGAAGGTCAGCCATGGAAAATCCTCTTATCTGCTCATGTCCCGTCGGGTGTCAGGCATGCGCACCTTGCGCAGACCCAGGCGCCGCTGGCGGGACTCCAGCATGCCTATCGGCAAATATGATGGTTCTTGTGCCCCGCGACAAGGGCCGTTGCAGGTTGAAATGCACTGTGATGGTGCCGCCGCCATCACTTTTTCTTCAAGGACGTTCTTAAAGACCGCCCCGTTTGCCGCTCAAAGATTGCGCAGCACCGGTGCCGCCTTGTGGCCGAGAACCCGCCATGTGCCGACGAGGCCGAAGCCGACGGTCAGCACCAGCGCCAGCAGCAGCGTCGACAGCGCCACCTCCGGCAGGAAGCTCGAGGGCAGGGTCATGATGCGCGCCACCACGAACCACGCCGCGATGCCGCCGGCGATGAGCGCGAAGATCGCCGTCGCCAGCCCGATCAGCGCGTATTCGAGCGAGAACGCCTTGATCAGCGTGCGCCGCGTCGCGCCGAGCGTCTTCAGCACCACCGCGTCGTGGATTCGGGCGCGGTTTCCGGCGGCGAGCGCCCCAGACAGCACCAGCACCGAGGCGACGAGCGCGATGGCCGCCGCCGCCCGGATGGCGACGGCGAGCTGGGCGACGATGCCGTTGATGATGTCGAGCGCGTCCTTGACGCGCACGCTGGTCACCGAGGGGAAGGCGCGGGTGATGGCGTTGAGCACCTGGGCCTCCTCGGCCGGCGTCGCCCCGGGGTCGGACAGCGTCGCCAGCCACGAATGCGGCGCGCCGGCGAAGGTGTTGGGCGAGAACACCATGACGAAATTGATGGCGAGCGATTCCCACTGCACCTCGCGGAAGCTGGATATCCGCGCGGTGATGTTGCGGCCGAGCACGTTGACCGTCACCGTGTCGCCGAGCTTCAGGCCGAGCTCGCGCCCTTCCTGCGCCGCGAAGGAGACGAGCGGCTCGCCGTCATAGCCGTCCGGCCACCATTCCCCCTGCGACAGGGTCGAGTTCTCCGGCACGTTGCGGGCATAGGTGATGCCGCGGTCGCCGCGCAGCACCCATGCGCCTTCGGGCGGCACGTCGAGCTCGCGCACGTCGGTGCCGTTCAGCGCCATGACGCGGCCGCGCAGCATCGGCACGCGCACCAGCTTGCCGTCCGGCGCCTCGGCCTCGACCAGATCGGCGAAGGCGTCGACCTCGCCGCTCTGGATGTCGACGAAGAAGAAGTTCGGCGCGTGCGCCGGCAGGCTGCCGGCGATCTGTCGCCTGAGGTTGCCGTCGATCAGCGCCAGCGTGACGACGAGGGTGAGGCCGAGCCCGAGCGACAGCACGACCGAGGGCGTCAGCGCCCCGGGGCGGTGGATGTTGCCGATGGCGAGGCGAAGCGCCGCCCCGCGCATGCGCGGGGCCCTGCGCGCCAGCCATTGCACGAGGACGCCGACGAGCCGCAGCACCACGAAGGCGGCGACCGCGGCGGTGACGAAGATCACCGCGATGCGCCGGTCGCCGGCGGTGAAGACGGCAAGCGCCGCGAGCACGGCGGCGATGGCCAGCACGGCGACGACATAGACCGGGCGCGGCAGGCCGCGCTGGTCGAAGCCCATCTCGCGGAAGAGGGCGGTCGCCGGCACGTCGCGCGCCCGGCCCAGCGGCAGCAGCGCGAAGGCGAGCGTGACGAGGATGCCGAACAGGGCGGCGAAGCCGAGCGCACCCCAATGGACGCCGCCCTCCATCGGCACCGGGAACACGGCGGCGAGGAACCCGGCCGCCACCGGCGGCATCAGCGCGGCGAGGACGAGGCCGATGGCGATGCCGATCCCCGCCACCATCAGGATCTGCACCAGATAGACGAGGAACACGAACCGGCCCGACGCGCCGAGGCTCTTGAAGGTGGCGATGACGCCGCGCTTGGCTTCCAGATAGGCGCGCACGGCGTTGGCGACGCCGACCCCGCCGACGACCAGCGCGGTCAGCCCGACCAGCGTCAGGAATTGCGAGAAGCGCTCGACATTCGACGACAGCGAGGGTGCTGCCCCGGTGCGGCCGCGCACGCTCCAGCCGGCCTCGGGGAACTCGGCGGTCGCCCTTTCGCGGACGGCCTGGATGTCGGCCTCGCTGGTGCCTGCCGGCATGCGGATCTTGTAGGCGTGCTCGACGAGGCTGCCGGGCTGGATCAGGCCGGATGCCTCCAGCGCATCGAGCGAGATCAGGAGGCGCGGCGCGAGGCCGAACCCGTCCGAGATCGCGTCCGGCTCGCTGACGATCCTGGCGCGCAGCTCGTAGTCGGCGTCGCCGAGGCGGATCGTGTCGCCGATCTCGAGGCCGAGCCGCGAGAACAGCATATCGGCCGCCGCCGCGCCGTGGATGCCGCCGCGCGCGGCGAAGATGTCGGCGAGCGGCAGGTTCGGTTCCGTGACGAGCTCGCCATAGAGCGGATAGAGCCCGTCGACGGCTTTCGCCTCGACCAGCGTCTGGTCCGAGCCGTCCGGCAGCCGCGCCATCGAGCGCAGATTGGCGCTGTGGGCCACCTCGCCAAGCTCATGCAGGAACGCCATTTCCCGCTGGTCGGCCTCGCGGTGGACGAGCTGGAAGCGCATGTCGCCGCCGAGGAGGTCCCGCCCCTGCGTCTCGATGCCGGTCGAGATGGCGCGGGCGAGCGAGTTGACCCCGCCGATGGCGGCGACGCCGAGCGCGATGCAGGCGATGAAGATCAGGAAGCCGGAGAGCCCGCCGCGCATCTCGCGCGCCGAGAAGCGGAAGGCGAGCCGCAAGGTGCGGCCGAAGCCGGCGGCGCCGGTGGCTGTCGCGCTGGTCATGGATCCCCCCTCCGCTCAGGCGCTGGCCGCGGCGAGCGCCGGCGGCTGCTCGATGCGGCCGGAGCGCATGGCGACCTGCCGCGTGCAGCGCGCGGCGAGCGCCGGATCGTGGGTGACGAGGACCAGCGTCATGCCGCGCTCCGCCGCCTTGGCGAACAGCATGTCGGCGATCTGCCGCCCCGTCGCCTGGTCGAGATTGCCGGTCGGCTCGTCGGCGATCAGCAGGGCTGGCTCGGGCGCAAGGGCACGGGCGATGGCGACGCGCTGCTGCTCGCCGCCGGAAAGCTCGCCCGGATAGTGCGTCAGCCGCTCGCCGAGGCCGACGGCTTCAAGCTCGCGCTGCGCCACCCCGAAAGGGTCGGCATGGCCGGCCAGCTCCAGCGGCACGGCGACGTTCTCCAGCGCCGTCATGTTGGGGATCAGGTGGAACGACTGGAAGACGATGCCGACGTTCCTGCCGCGAAAGGCGGCGACGTCGTCCTCGGAGCGGCCGTCGATGCGCGTGCCGGCGATCCAGACCTCGCCCTCGTCCACCCGCTCCAGCCCGGCCAGCACCATCAGGAGCGTCGACTTGCCCGAGCCGGACGGGCCGACGATGCCCGTCGCCTCACCGCGCGCCACCTCGAGGCTCACCCCCTTCAGAACATGCACCGAGGACGCTCCCTCGCCCAGTGTCAGGGAAACGTCCTTCATCCGGATTGCGGCTTCTGTCACGGGCGGTTCTTCCTATATGTGTTCGAGGGCGTCGGTGGGATATGGGTTGGATATGGTCGCTTTCAAACGCTTTTGTCAGCTTTTTTCGGGTGCGGCGCTTTGCCTTGCCGCCATGACGGCATGGGCCGCGGCCGAGCCGGTGAAGATCGTCGGATTCGGCGACAGCCTGATGGCCGGATACCAGCTTGCCCCCGGCGAGTCCTTCCCCGAGAAGCTCGAAGCGGCGCTTAAGGCGCGCCGTCACGATGTTTTGATCGCCAATGCCGGGGTCTCGGGCGACACGTCGAGCGGCGGGCTTTCGCGCCTCGACTGGTCGGTGCCGGACGAAACCGAGCTGGTGATCCTCGAGCTCGGCGCCAACGACATGCTGCGCGGCATCCGCCCGGACGTGACCGAGAAGAACCTCGTCGCGATGATCGAGCGGCTGAACGAGCGCGGCATCGGCATCGTGCTGGCGGGCATGCTGGCCGCGCCCAATCTCGGCGCCGGCTATGCCGAGGCGTTCGACCCGATCTATCCGCGCCTCGCCGAGACCTACGGCCTGCCGTTCTATCCGTTCTTCCTCGACGGCGTCGCCGCCGAGCGCGGCCTCTTGCTCGAGGACGGCATGCACCCGAACGCCGAGGGCGTCGACAGGATGGTCGAGGGCTTTCTGCCCGTCATCGAGCCGGTGATCGAGAAGGTTCTTTCCGCCCGCGCCGGCGCGCCGAACGACGGGTGAGGGCGGGTCGAGGAAAACAACTTGCCCCGGCGGGCGAAGAATGGTCCGCTGGACCCGAGCAGTCGATTCGAGGAGGCACCCCCATGCCGCGACTTTTCACCGCCCTCGAAATTCCGCGCGATGCCGCCCTTTCGCTCTCGCTCCTGCGCGGCGGTCTTCCCGGAGCGCGCTGGATCGATGTCGAGAACTATCATCTGACCCTGCGCTTCATCGGCGACGTGGAGGGCCATGTCGCCGACGAGATCGCCAACGCGCTCGACCGGGTGCGCCGGCCGTCCTTCACGCTCACGCTCTCGGGCGTCGGCGCGTTCGGCTCGAAGAAGCCGCATTCGATCTATGCCGGCGTCGCGCCGTCGCCCGACCTCGTCGCCTTGCAGGCCGAGATCGAGCGCATCTGCCAGCGGCTCGGCCTGCCGGCCGAAACGCGCAAGTTCGTGCCGCATGTCACGCTGGCGCGGCTGCGCAACGCCTCCGACGGCGATGTCGCGCTCTATCTCTCCGGCCGCGGCAACTTCTCGACCCTGCCGTTCCGCGTCGGCCGCTTCGTGCTGATGTCGTCGCGCGAATCGGTCGGGGGCGGGCCTTACGTCG
The window above is part of the Aquamicrobium sp. genome. Proteins encoded here:
- the thpR gene encoding RNA 2',3'-cyclic phosphodiesterase gives rise to the protein MPRLFTALEIPRDAALSLSLLRGGLPGARWIDVENYHLTLRFIGDVEGHVADEIANALDRVRRPSFTLTLSGVGAFGSKKPHSIYAGVAPSPDLVALQAEIERICQRLGLPAETRKFVPHVTLARLRNASDGDVALYLSGRGNFSTLPFRVGRFVLMSSRESVGGGPYVVEEAWPLLSADAREEEPHALPQRMLRP
- a CDS encoding arylesterase — its product is MTAWAAAEPVKIVGFGDSLMAGYQLAPGESFPEKLEAALKARRHDVLIANAGVSGDTSSGGLSRLDWSVPDETELVILELGANDMLRGIRPDVTEKNLVAMIERLNERGIGIVLAGMLAAPNLGAGYAEAFDPIYPRLAETYGLPFYPFFLDGVAAERGLLLEDGMHPNAEGVDRMVEGFLPVIEPVIEKVLSARAGAPNDG
- a CDS encoding ABC transporter ATP-binding protein produces the protein MTEAAIRMKDVSLTLGEGASSVHVLKGVSLEVARGEATGIVGPSGSGKSTLLMVLAGLERVDEGEVWIAGTRIDGRSEDDVAAFRGRNVGIVFQSFHLIPNMTALENVAVPLELAGHADPFGVAQRELEAVGLGERLTHYPGELSGGEQQRVAIARALAPEPALLIADEPTGNLDQATGRQIADMLFAKAAERGMTLVLVTHDPALAARCTRQVAMRSGRIEQPPALAAASA
- a CDS encoding Bax inhibitor-1/YccA family protein, with the protein product MADLRNYQARVAPAGVHADAAIDEGLRAYMIKVYNLMALGLAITGFAALGTVMLATTNDPSAAVATLGNGKMLTSLGAALYGSPLRWVVMLAPLAMVFFLSFRVEKMSLSAAQTTFWAFAAVMGISLSSIFLVYTSGSIVQTFFITATAFLALSLFGYTTKRDLSGMGSFLIMGVWGLILAMLVNIFMQSSALQFAISAIGVLVFAGLTAYDTQQIKEMYYEGDGALVAGRKAIMGALRLYLDFINMFMFLLQFLGNRE
- a CDS encoding glutamine synthetase family protein, yielding MPPVQKKEIRANGRGTRARVPEFVKKFRGVKNWKEAGAWLEWRGIEDIECITPDQAGVARGKMMPSKKFTSDTSLALPSAVFMATISGDYPEDGHGFVYPEDDGDLKLEPDLSTLSIVPWESDPTAQVICDLVHQDGRTVEFTPRNVLRRVMDAYAKRGLRPVVAPEIEFYLVNKNPDPDYPLTPPVGRSGRAIGGGQGYSIAGINEFDELIDDIYHFSEAQGLEIDTLIHEEGAGQLEINLRHGDPVELADQVFMFKRTIREAALKHDTYATFMAKPIQGQPGSAMHIHQSILDRKTGKNVFTDAEGGETPAFRHFIGGMQRHIPNALVMFAPYVNSYRRLTQAASAPVNTKWGYDNRTTAFRVPRSDPAARRVENRIPSSDANPYLALAASLACGLIGMTNAIEPDAPVGTTANEDDIDLPRGLLEAVELFESDESLCELLGTSFASTYAAIKKAEFETFMEVISPWEREYLLLNV
- a CDS encoding NAD(P)/FAD-dependent oxidoreductase; protein product: MNPISPGLSWYEASLGERPHYPALDGEAQADVVVIGGGFTGLSAAAHLARAGVDVVLIEAHRFGDGASGRNGGQLNTGQRAWPEDMEAGLGFARARALFDLAEDAKAHLLGFAGEHGIDIEYMPGHMSVAHKARYVKDYRAHAEIMATRYGYPHIAFMDAQETAERVGSTRFFGGVRDTGTGHVNPLKLVVGTARVAAAAGARLFESTKATGISSANGKVTVTTPRGTIHADKALIAVNAYGGDLEPISAAHVMPIGSFIGATPPLGTDSPVLPGLESVDDSRFVVRYFRRDREGRLLFGGREIYAPGDPRDINIHIRRQITEIYPALKDVEITHAWGGYVGITLPRTPFVREVMPNVISAGGYSGHGVMLSNFVGRLYAETVAGNRDRLKLFEELKVPPFPGGRRFRAPLLFLALNWYALRDRF
- a CDS encoding ABC transporter permease — its product is MTSATATGAAGFGRTLRLAFRFSAREMRGGLSGFLIFIACIALGVAAIGGVNSLARAISTGIETQGRDLLGGDMRFQLVHREADQREMAFLHELGEVAHSANLRSMARLPDGSDQTLVEAKAVDGLYPLYGELVTEPNLPLADIFAARGGIHGAAAADMLFSRLGLEIGDTIRLGDADYELRARIVSEPDAISDGFGLAPRLLISLDALEASGLIQPGSLVEHAYKIRMPAGTSEADIQAVRERATAEFPEAGWSVRGRTGAAPSLSSNVERFSQFLTLVGLTALVVGGVGVANAVRAYLEAKRGVIATFKSLGASGRFVFLVYLVQILMVAGIGIAIGLVLAALMPPVAAGFLAAVFPVPMEGGVHWGALGFAALFGILVTLAFALLPLGRARDVPATALFREMGFDQRGLPRPVYVVAVLAIAAVLAALAVFTAGDRRIAVIFVTAAVAAFVVLRLVGVLVQWLARRAPRMRGAALRLAIGNIHRPGALTPSVVLSLGLGLTLVVTLALIDGNLRRQIAGSLPAHAPNFFFVDIQSGEVDAFADLVEAEAPDGKLVRVPMLRGRVMALNGTDVRELDVPPEGAWVLRGDRGITYARNVPENSTLSQGEWWPDGYDGEPLVSFAAQEGRELGLKLGDTVTVNVLGRNITARISSFREVQWESLAINFVMVFSPNTFAGAPHSWLATLSDPGATPAEEAQVLNAITRAFPSVTSVRVKDALDIINGIVAQLAVAIRAAAAIALVASVLVLSGALAAGNRARIHDAVVLKTLGATRRTLIKAFSLEYALIGLATAIFALIAGGIAAWFVVARIMTLPSSFLPEVALSTLLLALVLTVGFGLVGTWRVLGHKAAPVLRNL
- a CDS encoding GFA family protein, giving the protein MERFTGGCLCGDVRIVASGRPYRVGLCHCLDCRKHHGALFHASAIFPQDAVTISGETRDYAGRHFCPRCGSSIFGRSGDEVEVNLGSLDAPDQLTPTYELWTVRRESWLPPFPLKRRYEHDRDDANRFEE
- a CDS encoding SLC13 family permease, giving the protein MSYEQMFIFGLLGVLLGMLVWGRVRYDLVAFGALIVAVLGGAVAVEDAFSGFGHEATAIVALVLVISRAMINAGAVELIAHYVVSASRSLPAHITIMSVTGAALSAIINNVAAIVILMSLDIEAAKKAGRSPSLSLMPLSYATIFGGMITLIGTPSNIVIAQFRQDALGKPYGMFDFAPVGLVCAAVGIAFVALVGWRLIPQRGERARPSMTESDLFVAEARVPEKSPSVGKTPSDLYELGDEHDVTLLGLVRNGKRLPGFAAGVEMRKGDFLVLEGNPKSIEAFIGAAKLALSKQEVKEGLTDKSVSLMEVIVPEGSRAVGRNVHEMRLRYRRGVSLLGISRRGQRFQERVEKLPIRQGDVLLLFGPIDLLSDAAEWLGTLPIADRRHTVIQRRKALLAIGIFVAAIALAVAGIVPLSIALAAVVAIYAILSIVTPSDIYGSVEWPIIVLLAALIPIGNAFEEAGGTEIITHAIMSRTEGMPVWLILAIVMAVTMVLSDFINAIATALIAAPIGVSVAQSLGVSPDPFLMGVAVAGTCGLLTPIGHKNNAIIMGPGGYQFSDYWRLGLPLELLIIAVGVPTILFFWPL